The following are encoded together in the Pectobacterium punjabense genome:
- the wecD gene encoding dTDP-4-amino-4,6-dideoxy-D-galactose acyltransferase, which yields MTYPTSAGQVDIRATVEPLGWESEFFQLDSGKLSFSPAAPVLTCDALNAFALTQAKIAADNLVLADALADLGFRLVEGEVDLCLSLHPATAITPLPRWREATPDDIPVLRDAASRVFALSRFRAPWYQPEDSGRFYAQWIENAAHGTFDDGCLLAEDAAGNPQGWVTLRRVNDRDARIGLLGVWPGVTVRGIGSQLMALAETWCRQQGLIRLRVATQVGNVAALRLYLRRGATIESTAYWLYR from the coding sequence ATGACCTATCCGACATCAGCAGGACAGGTAGACATTCGCGCCACGGTTGAACCGCTGGGTTGGGAGAGCGAATTCTTCCAGCTTGACAGCGGTAAGCTGAGTTTTTCGCCTGCTGCGCCCGTGTTGACGTGTGATGCGCTGAACGCATTTGCGCTGACGCAGGCCAAAATAGCGGCAGACAATCTGGTGTTGGCGGATGCATTGGCCGATCTCGGGTTTCGTTTGGTGGAGGGGGAAGTCGATCTCTGTCTGTCGCTGCACCCTGCTACCGCTATTACGCCGCTACCGCGCTGGCGTGAAGCCACACCCGACGATATTCCTGTGCTGAGGGACGCGGCATCACGCGTTTTTGCGCTGAGCCGTTTTCGTGCTCCGTGGTATCAGCCGGAAGATAGCGGGCGCTTCTATGCGCAGTGGATTGAAAATGCCGCGCATGGGACATTCGACGACGGCTGTTTGCTGGCGGAAGATGCCGCTGGCAATCCACAGGGATGGGTCACGCTACGCAGAGTGAATGACAGAGATGCACGTATCGGGCTACTCGGCGTTTGGCCTGGTGTTACGGTACGGGGCATTGGTTCACAGCTGATGGCGCTGGCGGAAACGTGGTGCCGGCAGCAAGGATTGATACGTCTTCGGGTCGCAACGCAGGTTGGCAACGTGGCGGCGCTTCGTCTTTATCTTCGCCGTGGTGCTACGATTGAGAGCACGGCGTATTGGTTATACAGGTGA
- the rffG gene encoding dTDP-glucose 4,6-dehydratase, protein MALKRILITGGAGFIGSALVRYILTETQDSVVVVDKLTYAGNLSSLAPVADSDRLAFEQVDICDRAELDRVFAAYQPALVMHLAAESHVDRSIDGPAAFIETNIVGTYTMLEAARHYWQNLADVDKGAFRFHHISTDEVFGDLHGTDDLFTETTSYAPSSPYSASKASSDHLVRAWLRTYGLPTVITNCSNNYGPYHFPEKLIPLVILNAVAGKPLPVYGDGAQIRDWLFVEDHARALYKVVTEGEIGETYNIGGHNERKNIEVVQTICELLEELAPNKPAGVAYYRDLITYVKDRPGHDMRYAIDAGKIERELGWRPEETFETGMKKTVSWYLNNEKWWRSVQDGSYTGERLGLND, encoded by the coding sequence ATGGCGTTGAAACGTATTTTAATTACCGGTGGAGCCGGGTTTATTGGTTCAGCATTGGTCAGATACATTCTGACTGAAACGCAGGACAGTGTCGTTGTTGTCGATAAACTGACTTATGCTGGGAACCTGTCTTCTCTGGCTCCGGTCGCTGATAGTGATCGTTTGGCGTTCGAGCAGGTGGATATCTGCGATCGCGCTGAACTGGATCGCGTCTTTGCGGCTTACCAGCCCGCATTGGTGATGCATCTGGCAGCAGAAAGCCACGTCGATCGCTCTATCGACGGCCCCGCAGCGTTTATCGAAACCAATATTGTTGGCACCTATACCATGCTGGAAGCGGCACGCCACTACTGGCAGAACCTGGCTGATGTGGACAAAGGTGCGTTCCGTTTTCACCATATTTCTACCGATGAAGTGTTTGGCGATCTGCATGGGACGGACGATCTGTTTACCGAAACCACGTCTTATGCGCCGAGCAGCCCTTATTCGGCGTCGAAAGCGTCCAGCGACCACCTTGTTCGCGCCTGGCTGCGCACTTATGGGCTCCCGACGGTTATCACTAACTGCTCGAATAACTACGGCCCTTACCACTTTCCTGAGAAGCTGATCCCGTTGGTCATCCTGAATGCGGTCGCGGGCAAACCGCTACCGGTTTACGGCGACGGCGCACAAATTCGTGACTGGCTGTTTGTCGAAGACCACGCTCGTGCACTGTATAAAGTGGTGACGGAAGGCGAAATCGGTGAGACGTACAACATCGGTGGCCACAACGAACGTAAAAACATTGAAGTGGTGCAGACGATTTGCGAGCTACTGGAAGAGCTGGCACCGAATAAGCCTGCTGGCGTGGCGTATTACCGCGATCTCATTACCTACGTGAAAGACCGCCCAGGTCACGATATGCGTTATGCGATCGATGCCGGGAAAATTGAACGTGAACTGGGCTGGCGTCCAGAAGAAACGTTTGAGACAGGCATGAAAAAAACGGTCAGTTGGTATCTGAATAACGAAAAATGGTGGCGCAGCGTGCAGGACGGTTCCTATACCGGTGAGCGTTTAGGGCTGAACGACTAA
- the wecC gene encoding UDP-N-acetyl-D-mannosamine dehydrogenase — translation MSFTTISVIGLGYIGLPTAAAFASRQKKVIGVDVNKLAVETINRGEIHIVEPDLDTLVKVAVENGYLQALTKPVPADAFLIAVPTPFKGDHEPDLAYVQAAAASIAPVLKKGDLVILESTSPVGATEQMAEWLADERADLTFPQQVGETADINIAYCPERVLPGQVVVELIKNDRVIGGMTPVCSARASELYNIFLEGECVVTNSRTAEMCKLTENSFRDVNIAFANELSLICAEQNINVWELIRLANRHPRVNILQPGPGVGGHCIAVDPWFIVSQNPQQARLIHTARLVNDGKPLWVVDRVKAAVADYLAQTDKRASEVTVACFGLAFKPDIDDLRESPAVGIASMIAQWNTGATLVVEPNVKHLPSVLAGQVKLVDTLSALKEADVLVMLVDHRQFKAINPEDVKQQWVIDTKGVWR, via the coding sequence ATGAGCTTTACTACCATTTCCGTAATCGGTTTGGGCTACATCGGTTTGCCGACTGCGGCTGCCTTTGCGTCACGCCAGAAAAAAGTCATCGGTGTCGATGTGAATAAACTGGCCGTCGAAACGATTAATCGCGGTGAAATCCATATTGTCGAACCCGATTTGGATACGTTGGTCAAGGTCGCGGTAGAAAATGGTTACCTTCAGGCGCTGACGAAGCCTGTACCGGCCGATGCCTTTCTCATTGCCGTTCCGACGCCTTTCAAAGGCGATCACGAACCCGATCTCGCCTACGTTCAGGCGGCGGCAGCCTCCATCGCGCCTGTTCTGAAGAAAGGCGATCTGGTGATTCTGGAATCGACTTCCCCTGTGGGAGCGACAGAGCAAATGGCCGAGTGGCTTGCCGATGAGCGAGCGGATTTGACGTTTCCGCAGCAGGTTGGGGAAACGGCAGACATCAATATTGCCTATTGCCCTGAACGCGTACTACCCGGTCAGGTTGTGGTGGAGTTGATTAAGAACGATCGCGTTATTGGCGGTATGACTCCCGTGTGCTCTGCCCGCGCCAGCGAACTGTACAACATCTTTCTGGAAGGTGAGTGTGTGGTTACTAACTCCCGCACCGCCGAAATGTGTAAGCTGACCGAAAACAGTTTCCGCGACGTTAACATCGCTTTTGCCAATGAACTCTCGCTGATTTGTGCCGAACAAAACATTAACGTATGGGAACTTATCCGATTGGCAAATCGCCATCCCCGCGTCAATATCCTGCAACCTGGACCTGGTGTTGGCGGGCACTGTATTGCGGTCGACCCTTGGTTTATTGTGTCGCAGAATCCGCAGCAGGCGCGTTTGATTCACACTGCCAGGCTGGTGAACGATGGTAAGCCGCTTTGGGTAGTCGATCGCGTAAAAGCGGCCGTAGCGGATTATCTGGCACAGACGGATAAACGCGCTAGCGAGGTTACGGTGGCCTGCTTTGGGCTGGCGTTCAAGCCTGATATCGACGATTTGCGCGAAAGCCCTGCTGTAGGGATTGCGTCGATGATTGCACAATGGAATACCGGCGCGACGTTAGTCGTCGAACCGAATGTCAAACACCTGCCGTCCGTGTTGGCCGGGCAGGTAAAACTGGTCGATACCCTCAGCGCATTAAAAGAAGCCGATGTGCTCGTGATGCTGGTAGACCACCGTCAGTTTAAAGCGATTAACCCAGAAGATGTGAAACAACAGTGGGTCATTGATACCAAAGGAGTATGGCGTTGA
- the wecB gene encoding non-hydrolyzing UDP-N-acetylglucosamine 2-epimerase, which translates to MKVLTVFGTRPEAIKMAPLVHALAQDGAFESRICVTAQHREMLDQVLRLFDITPDYDLDIMRPGQGLSEISCRILSGLEPVMKEFKPDLVLVHGDTTTTLATSLAAFYQRIPVGHVEAGLRTGNLYSPWPEEANRKLTGHLAMYHFAPTENSRQNLLREHLSDRHIFVTGNTVIDALFWVRDRIVGNATLRRSLDEKYAFLDDDRKLILVTGHRRESFGGGFERICSALADIARRHPEVQIVYPVHLNPNVSEPVNRILSGIDNVMLIAPQDYLPFVYLMNRSYMILTDSGGIQEEAPSLGKPVLVMRDTTERPEAVEAGTVKLVGTEVASIVDAVSMLLTDEEAYQAMSRAHNPFGDGQACQRIVDALKNRQERF; encoded by the coding sequence GTGAAAGTGTTGACTGTTTTCGGCACCCGGCCGGAGGCCATTAAAATGGCGCCGCTGGTTCATGCCTTGGCTCAGGATGGAGCCTTTGAATCGAGAATTTGCGTAACAGCCCAGCATCGGGAAATGCTGGATCAGGTGCTGCGTTTGTTCGATATTACGCCGGATTACGATCTGGATATTATGCGACCGGGACAGGGACTCAGTGAGATATCCTGCCGGATTTTATCGGGGCTTGAGCCCGTTATGAAAGAGTTCAAACCGGACTTGGTGTTGGTACATGGCGATACCACCACGACGTTGGCAACCAGTCTGGCGGCTTTTTATCAACGTATACCGGTCGGTCACGTAGAAGCGGGTCTACGCACTGGCAACCTGTATTCGCCTTGGCCGGAAGAAGCTAACCGTAAGCTGACGGGGCACTTGGCGATGTACCATTTTGCTCCGACGGAAAATTCCCGACAAAATTTGCTGCGTGAGCATTTGTCCGATCGACATATTTTTGTCACGGGCAATACGGTGATTGATGCGCTGTTTTGGGTACGTGATCGGATCGTCGGCAATGCTACGTTACGCCGTAGTCTCGATGAAAAATATGCCTTTTTGGACGACGATAGAAAGCTGATTCTGGTTACCGGGCATCGGCGTGAGAGTTTTGGCGGTGGTTTTGAGCGCATTTGTAGCGCGCTGGCAGATATTGCCCGGCGACACCCTGAAGTGCAGATCGTGTACCCCGTTCATTTGAACCCTAACGTTAGCGAACCGGTGAATCGTATCCTGAGCGGTATTGATAATGTCATGCTGATTGCACCACAGGACTATCTGCCTTTCGTGTATTTGATGAATCGCTCTTATATGATTTTGACCGACTCGGGCGGCATTCAGGAAGAAGCCCCGTCGCTAGGCAAGCCGGTATTAGTGATGCGCGATACGACGGAACGACCGGAAGCGGTGGAAGCAGGTACTGTCAAACTGGTCGGTACGGAAGTGGCGAGCATTGTCGATGCGGTGTCTATGCTGTTGACGGACGAAGAGGCATATCAGGCAATGAGCCGCGCCCATAACCCCTTTGGTGATGGTCAAGCCTGTCAACGCATTGTTGATGCTTTAAAAAATCGCCAGGAGCGATTTTAA
- the wzzE gene encoding ECA polysaccharide chain length modulation protein: protein MKSENLSTGNALIDNELDIRGLFRLLWRGKVWPIAIGLLFAVVALGYSYLVKQEWSATAITDKPTVNMLGGYYSQQQFLRNLDARSFSTPPPEQPPISADAYGEFIMQLAAYDTRRDFWLQTNYYKQRLEGDAKADAALLDEMVNNIQFTARDDGKKTNDSVKLVAETSADANTLLRQYVAFASLRAASHLNEEIKGAWAARTIFMKSQIKRQEAVAKAIYDREVRSVELALKIAQQQGISRSQTDTPADEIPASEMFLLGRPMLQARLETLQTSGPHYELDYDQNRAMLATLNVGPTLEASFQTYRYLRTPEEPVKRDSPRRAFLMVMWGAIGALIGAGIALTRRSR, encoded by the coding sequence ATGAAATCAGAGAACTTGTCTACCGGGAATGCGTTGATTGATAACGAACTGGATATCCGTGGGTTATTTCGCCTGTTGTGGCGTGGAAAGGTGTGGCCGATAGCAATCGGCCTGCTTTTTGCCGTTGTAGCACTAGGCTATTCCTATCTTGTGAAACAGGAGTGGAGCGCGACAGCGATTACCGACAAGCCGACGGTCAATATGCTGGGTGGATATTATTCGCAGCAGCAATTCCTGCGTAACCTCGACGCGCGATCTTTTTCCACCCCTCCGCCTGAACAACCCCCTATTTCAGCAGATGCTTATGGTGAGTTCATCATGCAATTAGCGGCCTATGACACTCGCCGTGATTTCTGGTTACAGACCAACTATTACAAGCAACGTCTGGAAGGTGATGCCAAGGCGGATGCAGCCCTGCTAGATGAAATGGTCAACAATATTCAGTTTACGGCGCGCGATGATGGAAAAAAAACCAATGATTCCGTTAAGTTAGTGGCCGAAACTTCTGCTGATGCGAATACGTTGCTCCGCCAGTATGTGGCTTTTGCCAGTCTGCGTGCTGCCAGCCATCTGAATGAAGAGATTAAAGGTGCTTGGGCTGCCAGAACCATTTTCATGAAGTCGCAGATCAAGCGTCAGGAAGCGGTAGCAAAAGCGATTTACGATCGTGAGGTTCGCAGCGTTGAGCTGGCGCTGAAGATCGCACAACAGCAAGGTATTAGCCGTAGTCAGACGGATACACCGGCTGATGAAATCCCCGCATCGGAAATGTTCCTGCTTGGTAGACCGATGCTACAAGCCCGACTGGAGACGTTACAGACCAGCGGCCCTCACTACGAACTGGATTACGATCAAAACCGTGCGATGTTGGCAACGCTGAACGTTGGGCCAACGCTCGAAGCCAGTTTCCAGACGTATCGTTATTTGCGGACGCCGGAAGAACCGGTGAAGCGTGACAGCCCGCGCCGGGCATTTTTGATGGTGATGTGGGGTGCGATTGGTGCGCTTATCGGTGCGGGTATTGCCTTGACGCGCCGTTCGCGCTAA
- the wecA gene encoding UDP-N-acetylglucosamine--undecaprenyl-phosphate N-acetylglucosaminephosphotransferase, with the protein MNLLTMSTELLFIFLFSLGFLFFARSIAGKIGLVDRPNYRKRHRGLVPLVGGISVYAGICFTYFITDQYILNFRLYLLCAGVLVFVGMLDDRFDISVKIRAVVQAFVAVVMMAFAGLTIHNLGHIFGPWQMGLGPFGYLVTLFAVWAAINAFNMVDGIDGLLGGLSSVSFGAMGILLYLSGHTNLALWCFAMIAATLPYILLNLGMFGRRYKVFMGDAGSTMIGFTAIWLLIQTTQGPQHPINPVTALWIIAIPLIDMIAIMYRRLRKGMSPFSPDRQHIHHLMMRAGFSSRQAFVLITLAAALLAVVGVLGEYFFFVPEWVMLALFLLVFLLYGYCLKRAWRVARFIKRVKRRMRHSDEQKQSS; encoded by the coding sequence GTGAACTTGCTCACTATGAGTACCGAATTACTATTTATTTTCTTGTTTTCTCTGGGCTTTCTTTTTTTTGCTCGCAGCATCGCGGGTAAAATAGGACTTGTCGATCGTCCCAATTACCGTAAACGTCATCGGGGTCTTGTGCCTCTGGTCGGCGGCATTTCCGTGTATGCGGGTATCTGCTTTACCTACTTTATTACCGATCAATACATCCTCAACTTCCGTCTGTATCTGCTATGTGCAGGTGTGCTGGTGTTTGTCGGCATGCTGGACGATCGTTTTGATATCAGCGTGAAAATTCGTGCCGTTGTGCAGGCGTTTGTCGCGGTAGTGATGATGGCCTTTGCTGGCTTGACGATACACAATCTAGGGCACATTTTCGGCCCATGGCAGATGGGACTGGGGCCGTTTGGCTATTTGGTTACGCTGTTTGCCGTTTGGGCTGCGATCAATGCGTTCAACATGGTCGATGGGATCGATGGGCTGCTCGGTGGATTATCCAGTGTTTCCTTCGGGGCGATGGGTATTTTGCTGTATCTGAGCGGCCATACGAATCTGGCATTGTGGTGTTTCGCCATGATCGCGGCGACGTTGCCTTATATTCTGCTTAACCTTGGCATGTTTGGGCGACGTTATAAGGTCTTCATGGGTGATGCGGGTAGCACGATGATTGGCTTTACGGCCATCTGGCTCCTGATTCAGACAACGCAAGGCCCGCAGCATCCGATTAATCCCGTTACCGCGCTGTGGATTATCGCTATCCCGCTGATCGATATGATCGCCATTATGTATCGACGTTTGCGTAAGGGGATGAGCCCGTTCTCGCCTGACCGACAGCATATTCATCATTTAATGATGCGAGCCGGTTTTTCTTCCCGTCAGGCGTTTGTGCTGATTACGCTTGCTGCCGCCTTGTTGGCGGTAGTCGGCGTGTTGGGAGAATATTTCTTTTTCGTACCTGAGTGGGTCATGTTGGCATTATTCTTGCTTGTTTTTTTACTGTATGGCTACTGCCTGAAACGAGCATGGCGGGTCGCCCGTTTTATCAAGCGAGTCAAACGCCGTATGCGGCATTCCGATGAGCAAAAGCAGTCATCCTGA